The Pempheris klunzingeri isolate RE-2024b chromosome 1, fPemKlu1.hap1, whole genome shotgun sequence genome includes a region encoding these proteins:
- the pdcd7 gene encoding programmed cell death protein 7, with product MDNTYHQAPSDRQQPPMYNGGYLEAPYNANRPPADRAAHEPTQPDHTAPHWTPSQGYDSHPYGFRGNFPAPSSGVGGYGGPHMALPYGFDPSVPPPPFGCPPPGHFPNMVPPAPANAYSSSGVSTFQTFTQQYRPGPQTAPYDPNSSQKQQQLHEYRDFSEGGAPYQQFPPRGNVKDPGKRSAEDETALQRRQDQQWIRRFLQSRDKVPKAPQTQQQQQPGCVSGLRDALYRAAQLVSQLAETCGALRDNVEDERVWTDSYSKALNVKRELQDKLKALSDGEGLDGWKAKLSRVAKRRARRLRARKALQVEEKQREDRISEKEAAIDKWRMQQIVQVEEKKKEQELKLAADAVLCEVRKKQADVKRMQDILRSLEKLRKLRKEAASRKGIATEPECDEAFSSRLEQLRCVMKKRTAVYSAEENALMVMLEGEQEEERRREREKRVKKERERQLQRKRRVDAMLFGDELPAESLLQPFTEYYTQAERSLHALLQIRREWDVFVVASDHPDGSPVPQGWILPDAPSDQAWASALLTADTESESL from the exons ATGGACAACACATATCACCAAGCTCCGTCGGATAGACAGCAGCCTCCTATGTATAATGGCGGTTATCTGGAGGCACCGTACAACGCTAACAGACCACCGGCGGACCGCGCTGCTCATGAACCCACACAGCCGGACCATACCGCCCCACATTGGACACCTTCACAGGGATATGACAGTCACCCCTACGGATTCAGGGGTAATTTCCCCGCACCGTCTTCTGGGGTAGGGGGTTACGGAGGTCCTCACATGGCTCTTCCATATGGGTTTGACCCCTCCgttcctccacctccttttGGCTGCCCACCACCTGGACACTTCCCGAACATGGTGCCCCCCGCTCCGGCAAACGCATACAGCAGCAGCGGGGTCTCAACGTTTCAGACATTTACCCAGCAGTATAGACCCGGTCCTCAGACTGCTCCTTACGACCCAAACTCGAgccagaaacaacaacaactgcacgAATATCGGGACTTTAGTGAGGGCGGAGCTCCGTACCAGCAGTTTCCTCCGCGGGGAAACGTCAAGGACCCTGGGAAGAGGTCAGCTGAGGATGAAACAGCCCTCCAGCGGAGGCAGGATCAACAGTGGATCAGACGGTTCTTACAAAGCAGAGACAAGGTCCCAAAGGCCCCACagacccagcagcagcagcagcccggCTGTGTCTCCGGCCTGAGAGATGCTCTGTACAGGGCAGCTCAGCTCGTCTCACAGCTCGCAGAGACCTGTGGAGCTCTGAGGGACAACGTGGAGGATGAGCGTGTTTGGACGGACTCTTATTCGAAGGCTTTGAACGTAAAGAGAGAGCTACAGGACAAGCTGAAAGCCCTCAGTGACGGAGAGGGCTTAGACGGGTGGAAAGCTAAACTGTCCCGTGTTGCTAAGAGGAGGGCCCGGCGACTGAGAGCCAGGAAAGCGCTGCAGgtggaggaaaagcagagagaggaccGTATCTCCGAGAAAGAAGCTGCCATAGATAAGTGGAGGATGCAGCAGATAGTCcaagtggaggagaagaagaag GAGCAGGAGCTGAAGCTGGCCGCAGATGCCGTTCTCTGTGAGGTGAGGAAGAAGCAGGCGGATGTGAAGAGGATGCAGGACATCCTAAGATCTCTGGAGAAACTGCGCAAACTGAGGAAAGAGGCAGCATCGAGGAAAG gtatCGCCACTGAGCCAGAATGTGACGAGGCCTTCAGCAGCCGGCTGGAACAGCTCAGGTGtgtgatgaagaagaggacagCAGTTTACTCAGCAGAGGAGAATGCCCTGATGGTGATGctggagggagagcaggaggaggagaggaggagagagcgggagaaacgagtgaagaaagagagggagagacagctgcagaggaagcGCAGAGTGGACGCCATGTTGTTCGGAG atgagcttccTGCTGAGTCTCTTCTGCAGCCCTTCACAGAATATTACACTCAGGCCGAACGCTCACTTCATGCTTTACTACAAATCAG gaGAGAGTGGGATGTGTTTGTGGTCGCCTCAGATCACCCTGACGGTTCTCCGGTTCCTCAGGGCTGGATCCTGCCAGACGCTCCCTCAGACCAGGCCTGGGCCTCCGCTCTGCTCACTGCTGACACAGAGAGCGAAAGCCTCTGA